Proteins found in one Deinococcus aquiradiocola genomic segment:
- a CDS encoding acyl-CoA dehydrogenase family protein, with protein MDFTLPSDLQEIQTTIRDFVLNVVEPRAQEIEHSNSIPPELIRQAADLGLFGLSIPEEYGGVGLSTLGRCAAYEALGQGHMGFGGMVSAHASIGTSGLVRLGTDAQKQRFLPGMAAGEIIAGFAITEPTSGSDAANIRTRAERHGDTWVLNGTKHYISNAPIAGLLTVIAVTDPSRGSKGMSAFLVPMDTPGVTVGKIDEKMGQKGSLSAEVIFQDAALPQDSLLGPQDLGYREALGILTNGRVGIAARSTGAMQRLLDLCVAHARAREQFGKPIAEFQAVQFMLAEMEIDIQTSRLLWQKVAWMVDAGQDVRRMASVAKYHATEALSRVADKAVQVAGGMGYMKEYPIERFYRDQRLLRIYEGTSEIQKVIIAADLLR; from the coding sequence GTGGACTTTACGCTGCCGAGTGACCTTCAGGAGATCCAGACGACCATCCGCGACTTCGTGCTGAACGTCGTCGAACCGCGCGCGCAGGAGATCGAGCACAGCAACAGCATCCCGCCGGAACTGATCCGGCAGGCGGCGGACCTCGGCCTGTTCGGCCTGAGCATCCCCGAGGAGTACGGCGGGGTGGGCCTCAGCACGCTGGGCCGCTGCGCGGCGTACGAGGCGCTCGGGCAGGGCCACATGGGGTTCGGCGGCATGGTGAGCGCGCACGCCAGCATCGGCACGTCCGGCCTCGTGCGGCTCGGGACGGACGCGCAGAAGCAGCGGTTCCTGCCGGGCATGGCGGCCGGTGAGATCATCGCGGGCTTCGCGATCACCGAGCCGACCAGCGGGTCGGACGCCGCCAACATCCGCACGCGAGCCGAACGTCACGGCGACACCTGGGTGCTGAACGGCACGAAGCACTACATCAGCAACGCGCCCATCGCGGGCCTGCTCACCGTGATCGCCGTGACCGACCCGTCCAGGGGCAGCAAGGGCATGAGTGCCTTCCTGGTCCCGATGGACACGCCGGGCGTCACGGTCGGCAAGATCGACGAGAAGATGGGTCAGAAGGGCAGCCTGTCGGCCGAGGTGATCTTCCAGGACGCGGCGCTCCCGCAGGACAGCCTGCTCGGCCCGCAGGACCTCGGGTACCGCGAGGCGCTCGGCATCCTCACGAACGGCCGGGTCGGGATCGCGGCGCGCAGCACGGGCGCCATGCAGCGCCTGCTGGACCTGTGCGTCGCGCACGCCAGGGCGCGCGAGCAGTTCGGGAAGCCCATCGCGGAATTCCAGGCGGTGCAGTTCATGCTGGCCGAGATGGAGATCGACATTCAGACCTCGCGGCTGCTGTGGCAGAAGGTCGCGTGGATGGTGGACGCCGGGCAGGACGTGCGGCGCATGGCGAGCGTCGCGAAGTACCACGCGACCGAGGCGCTGTCGCGCGTGGCGGACAAGGCCGTGCAGGTGGCGGGCGGCATGGGCTACATGAAGGAGTACCCCATCGAGCGCTTCTACCGCGACCAGCGCCTGCTGCGCATCTACGAGGGCACCAGCGAGATCCAGAAGGTGATCATCGCGGCGGACCTGCTGCGCTGA
- a CDS encoding methyltransferase domain-containing protein: MPRPTRSTSRTSGSRSAKPRPAPRRYEHFELEALKGLEAVAEAELREVPYVRGGGPLPSGGVRFQFAPDPLVKNGWERLARLRGAVAVYRVHSWDVPRPKALLGHQVLGEVMAYLRSVIEMGGHQSFRLSAAGKDSETFTRLTQEIEEQLGLPHHPEEGELLLRVRPCETEPGWEILARITRRPLSARAWRECNMSGGLNATIAYAMHRLSGQRERDRIFNPMSGSGTLLIERALMGPLDAIVGVDIDPDAVKCAQTNIRAAKREIEVAQVDALNTGLPDRSFDLVISDLPWGDAIGSHGGNEALYPAFLQEMARLTARNGRLCILTHEIKLFERVLAAQTRWHARELFQVYSGGHYPKAYLLSK; this comes from the coding sequence ATGCCTCGCCCCACCCGCAGCACCTCCCGCACCTCCGGTTCCCGTTCCGCCAAACCCCGCCCCGCGCCCCGCCGCTACGAGCACTTCGAACTGGAGGCACTCAAGGGTCTGGAGGCCGTGGCCGAAGCGGAACTGCGCGAGGTGCCGTACGTGCGCGGCGGCGGCCCCCTGCCGAGCGGCGGCGTGCGCTTCCAGTTCGCACCGGACCCGCTCGTGAAGAATGGCTGGGAGCGCCTCGCGCGCCTGCGCGGCGCCGTCGCCGTGTACCGCGTGCACAGCTGGGACGTGCCGCGCCCCAAGGCGCTGCTCGGGCATCAGGTGCTCGGGGAGGTCATGGCGTACCTGCGCAGCGTGATCGAGATGGGCGGCCACCAGAGCTTCCGCCTGAGCGCCGCCGGGAAGGACAGCGAGACCTTCACGCGCCTCACGCAGGAGATCGAGGAACAGCTGGGCCTGCCGCACCACCCCGAGGAAGGCGAACTGCTGCTGCGCGTGCGGCCCTGCGAGACGGAACCCGGCTGGGAGATCCTGGCACGCATCACGCGCCGCCCGCTGTCGGCCCGTGCGTGGCGCGAGTGCAACATGTCCGGCGGCCTGAACGCCACCATCGCGTACGCCATGCACCGCCTGAGCGGCCAGCGGGAACGCGACCGGATCTTCAACCCCATGAGCGGCAGCGGCACCCTGCTCATCGAGCGCGCCCTGATGGGACCCCTCGACGCGATCGTGGGCGTGGACATCGACCCGGACGCCGTGAAGTGCGCGCAGACGAACATCCGCGCCGCGAAACGCGAGATCGAGGTGGCGCAGGTAGACGCCCTGAACACCGGCCTGCCGGACCGCAGCTTCGACCTGGTGATCTCGGACCTGCCGTGGGGCGACGCGATCGGCTCGCACGGCGGCAACGAGGCGCTGTACCCGGCGTTTCTGCAGGAGATGGCGCGCCTCACGGCCCGCAACGGCCGCCTGTGCATCCTGACGCACGAGATCAAGCTGTTCGAGCGCGTGCTGGCCGCCCAGACCCGCTGGCACGCCAGGGAACTCTTCCAGGTGTACAGCGGCGGCCACTACCCGAAAGCGTACCTGCTGAGCAAGTAA
- a CDS encoding metallophosphoesterase, which yields MRPVPSLSRTAFALLGGVAGLAFGNIYRFRVRQERVRLPGLTAPVRVLQLSDFHYGTFIGARTVARWVTAALAERPDLIVITGDFLDSSLGLRPQSALLRELSRLHAPLGVYAVFGNHDWTSLNTTATRARFASDLQRAGITVINNAGLHVRGDLYLAGIDDWWFGTQDEHAMLGAYAGGAVLLLSHNPDYLPHVPPQVTLTLCGHTHGGQIRVPLLGPLKRASLYGTQFLEGWVEAAPMQPDDADHSLPVTPPRVIRGYVTHGLGVTGLPLRLGVPAEMTVFDFRP from the coding sequence GTGCGCCCCGTCCCTTCCCTGTCCAGGACCGCGTTCGCCCTGCTCGGCGGCGTGGCGGGCCTCGCCTTCGGCAACATCTACCGCTTCCGGGTGCGGCAGGAACGCGTGCGGCTGCCCGGCCTGACCGCGCCCGTCCGCGTCCTGCAGCTCAGCGACTTTCATTACGGGACCTTCATCGGCGCGCGGACCGTGGCCCGCTGGGTGACGGCCGCCCTCGCGGAGCGCCCCGACCTGATCGTGATCACCGGCGACTTCCTCGACAGTTCGCTCGGCCTGCGCCCGCAGTCGGCCCTGCTGCGCGAACTGTCGCGCCTGCACGCGCCGCTCGGCGTGTACGCCGTGTTCGGCAACCATGACTGGACGAGCCTCAACACCACCGCCACCCGCGCCCGCTTCGCCAGCGACCTGCAGCGCGCCGGGATCACCGTCATCAACAACGCGGGCCTGCACGTGCGCGGCGACCTGTACCTCGCGGGCATCGACGACTGGTGGTTCGGCACGCAGGACGAACACGCCATGCTGGGCGCGTACGCGGGCGGCGCGGTCCTGCTGCTCAGCCACAACCCCGACTACCTGCCGCACGTCCCGCCGCAGGTGACGCTCACCCTGTGCGGGCACACGCACGGCGGCCAGATCCGCGTTCCGCTGCTCGGCCCGCTGAAGCGCGCCAGCCTGTACGGCACGCAGTTCCTGGAAGGCTGGGTGGAGGCCGCCCCCATGCAGCCGGACGACGCCGACCACAGCCTGCCCGTCACGCCGCCCCGCGTGATCCGCGGTTACGTCACGCACGGCCTGGGCGTCACGGGCCTCCCGCTGCGGCTGGGCGTGCCCGCCGAGATGACCGTCTTCGACTTCCGGCCCTGA
- a CDS encoding DedA family protein — protein MVEWTLDLMNRLGYVGIVLLMVLENLFPPLPSELILPAAGFAAARGELHLAGVAASGALGSVIGTLPLYWLGRAVGEERLVRWADRYGRWLTVRGQDVRRADAWFDRYGWSAVLFGRMVPGIRSLLSLPAGMSGMPLPTFVLYSAVGSGLWALLLSGAGYLLGDHYEVVGQYVGPVGTGVLALLLGYAVVWVLRRRRQA, from the coding sequence ATGGTGGAATGGACGCTGGACCTGATGAACCGCCTGGGGTACGTGGGGATCGTGCTGCTGATGGTGCTGGAGAACCTCTTCCCTCCCCTGCCGAGCGAGCTGATCCTGCCTGCGGCGGGGTTCGCGGCGGCGCGCGGGGAGCTGCACCTGGCGGGCGTGGCCGCGTCGGGCGCGCTGGGCAGCGTGATCGGGACGCTGCCGCTGTACTGGCTGGGGCGCGCGGTGGGTGAGGAGCGGCTGGTGCGCTGGGCGGACCGCTACGGGCGCTGGCTGACGGTGCGCGGGCAGGACGTACGGCGCGCGGACGCGTGGTTCGACCGGTACGGGTGGAGTGCCGTGCTGTTCGGGCGGATGGTGCCGGGCATCCGCAGCCTGCTGAGCCTCCCGGCGGGCATGAGCGGCATGCCTCTCCCGACGTTCGTGCTGTACAGCGCCGTGGGGAGCGGCCTGTGGGCGCTGCTGCTGTCCGGCGCGGGCTACCTGCTGGGCGACCATTACGAGGTGGTGGGGCAGTACGTGGGGCCGGTGGGGACGGGCGTGCTGGCGCTGCTGCTGGGGTACGCGGTGGTGTGGGTGCTGCGGCGCCGCAGGCAGGCGTAG